One Microtus pennsylvanicus isolate mMicPen1 chromosome 3, mMicPen1.hap1, whole genome shotgun sequence DNA window includes the following coding sequences:
- the Pts gene encoding 6-pyruvoyl tetrahydrobiopterin synthase isoform X2, translated as MATGTTIKIDPVTGMVMNLTDLKEYMEEAIMKPLDHKNLDLDVPYFADVVSTTENVAVYIWENLQQLLPRGILYKVKVYETDNNVVVYKGE; from the exons ATCGATCCCGTTACAGGAATGGTTATGAATTTGACTGACCTCAAAGAATACATGGAG GAGGCCATCATGAAGCCCCTTGATCACAAGAACCTGGACCTGGATGTGCCGTACTTTGCAGATGTTGTGAG cacaACAGAAAATGTAGCTGTCTATATCTGGGAAAACCTCCAGCAACTTCTTCCTAGAGGAATACTTTATAAAGTAAAAGTGTATGAGACTGACAACAACGTTGTAGTATATAAAGGAGAATAG